AGACTTGATCGGGATACATCTGGACTTTTGTTAGTGGCCAAGCATCGATATATCCATTATCTTTTCTCGAAGCAGCAACAGGAAAAAATGGTTAGCCGTAAGTATAATGCTTTGGTCGAAGGATTGTTGAATCAACAGAGCGGGGTTATTACTGCGCCAATTGGACGAAAGGAAGGAAGCATTATCGAAAGAGAAGTTCGTCCAGACGGTCAATATGCAGAAACTCACTATTCTTTGATTCAGCAATACGAAGATTTTGCACATGTTCTTGTAGAATTAAAAACGGGCAGAACCCATCAAATTCGGGTGCATATGTCTCACCTTGGTCACCCCCTAGTAGGTGACGATTTGTATGGAGGAAGCTTGCGTTATATGATGCGCCAAGCATTACATTGTGTGGAACTCAACTTTAATCATCCCATTACGGGTGAATTCAAACAAATTCAGTCCCCGTTGCCGGAAGATATGAAGAGATTGACTGATTCAAGGGGCTGTTGAACGAGTACTTATACATCAG
The sequence above is drawn from the Bacillus carboniphilus genome and encodes:
- a CDS encoding RluA family pseudouridine synthase → MAPFQLQWKIEKQDEGQLLREFLFSKGVSRRSLTAIKFQGGKIEVNGQEVNVRYSLKKEDEVIIRFPVEIPSEKMSKHPVPLDIVYEDESVLVINKPPGVMTIPSGDRMSLSIANGLLHYYQEQGIQSAIHIVTRLDRDTSGLLLVAKHRYIHYLFSKQQQEKMVSRKYNALVEGLLNQQSGVITAPIGRKEGSIIEREVRPDGQYAETHYSLIQQYEDFAHVLVELKTGRTHQIRVHMSHLGHPLVGDDLYGGSLRYMMRQALHCVELNFNHPITGEFKQIQSPLPEDMKRLTDSRGC